The sequence TCGACTACAAAATTACCCTGCAAACAATCGTCAATGAAGTACGGAAAATACTGCAAACAGACCGCGTATTAATTTATCAAATTTTCGATAATTTACGAGGTGAAGTAATTGTCGAAGATGTAGACGATAATTTACGCTCAATCATCGGTATGGTCGCACCAATAGAATGCTTTCCTGATGAATATGCTCGTCTTTATTTGCGGGGAAGAATCCGGGCGATTAACAATACAGCCACGGCGGATTTAAGTCCTTGTCATCAAGAATTTTTACAGAGTCTGCATATCCAAGCTAACCTCATTGTCCCCATTAAAATAGATGCACAATTATGGGGATTAATTATTGCTCATGAATGTTACGCTCCCAGAAATTGGCAGGATGTAGAAATTGATTTGTTACAAAAGCTAGCAGAAGAAGCAGCACTAGCGATTAAGCAGGCACAATTATTTGAAAATAGCCGAATAGCAGAATCTGTAGCCGCAGGACAAACTCAACACTTGGTACACGCTCTCGACGAAATCCAGCAAGCGCAACTATTTAAAACAGAAAAAATGTCAAGTTTAGGCTTGTGGGCGCTGGGTGTAGCTCAAGAAATCAAAAATCCTGTTAATTTCATCTACCGGAATTTATCTCACACCAATGAATATACACAAGAACTGCTACAACTTTTGCGCCTCTACCAGTCTTATTATCCTTACCCAAATAACGAAATTAGGCATCAAACGCAAGTAATTGATTTAGATTTTCTCCTAGAGAATTTACCAAAAACTCTCTCAGAAATGCAAACACAAGCCGAGCGCATCAACTCAATGGTGTCATCATTACGCAATGTTTCTTACCGAGAACGAGCTGCGATTAGACCTGTCAATCAAGAAGAGGTAACTTAAAACACATATAGCTTTGTTAGGTCTAATATCAAAACCCCTCTCAAAAATGAGAGGGGTTAGATAAAGTCTTTTGTTAAAATTTGCCCTTGTAAATTTAGAACACGCTCATAATGGTGATGATGCCGGCGCTGGTCAACATGATTAAAGCGCCCATGACTATAGATTTGCCAAACTGCTCTGGAGATTTTGAATTATTCATGTTAATAAAATTCCTTTTTCATCTGAGGATTCTATTAACAATATCAACAGCCTTCTCATATATCCATACAATCACCATAAAAGTTAAAGTTCCGTAAAGTTTCTTAGTAAAAACTAGTGTGTTTACAGCATTAAAAATATTTTTTCTTGAAGCACAAATATTAGTATTATTTTTTACTTACTGTTGAGGAAATTACAAATCCCTGATATCCGAGCGAGATAGGAGGCTTTATATGTACCTAAATGCGGTAAGATAAACATGATTAAAGCTAAATCAGCATTTGAGTAAAAAATTATCATGACAGCTTCCACGATCTCTAGACACCAAACCAGCGATTTTGACTTAGAACTCTTAAATCAAAAATTTGAAACCGCTACTCCCAAAGAGATATTAGCGTGGTGTATCGACAATATCCCTACGCAATTGGTGCAAACCAGCGCCTTTAACGTGGATGACATGATAATTACCCATATTCTTTACAGCGAACTGAAACATCCAGTCCCCGTAATCTTTCTAGACACTCTCTACCACTTCCCCCAAACTTTAGAACTAGTAGCCAAAACTAAAGAAGTCTACAACCTAGATTTAAAAACCTACAAAACTCCAGATGTAGACAGTCGGGAAGCCTTCAGCGCCAAATATGGCGAAGCGCTTTGGGATCAAGATATTAGCCAATTCCATCAGATTACAAAAATTGAACCACTGCAACGGGGTTTAGACGAACTCAACACCGTCGGTTGGATCACTGGTAGACGCCGTGACCAAGCTGTTACCCGTGCTAATATGCCAGTATTTGAATTGGACGGCAAAGGACGCTTGAAACTTAATCCCCTAGCTGCTTGGACACGTCAACAAAGCTGGGTTTATGTGGCTGAACATGGTGTAATTTACAACCCCCTCCACGACCAAGGTTATCCCAGTATTGGTGATGAACCCATCACTACTAAAGTTGGAGAAGGTGAAGACGAACGCGCCGGACGTTGGCGGGGAACAGGTAAAACCGAGTGTGGAATCCACATTTAGTGACCTGTCGCCAAAGTTTTGATAGGTTCGTAGTCAGGACTTTAGTCCTTGAATATGAAAGCGCTAAAGTGCTGACTACAAACAGATTCACTTATTAGATTCACGCAGCCTCTTGAATCTTTTTTATTTACCGCTGCGTATTTGTGACAGGGTTTGAGGTAACTGTTGTATTTGTAGCCAAATATCTTGAGGCGTAATCCCAAAACCCACTTGTAATATAACAAGCGT is a genomic window of Fortiea contorta PCC 7126 containing:
- the cysH gene encoding phosphoadenosine phosphosulfate reductase — its product is MTASTISRHQTSDFDLELLNQKFETATPKEILAWCIDNIPTQLVQTSAFNVDDMIITHILYSELKHPVPVIFLDTLYHFPQTLELVAKTKEVYNLDLKTYKTPDVDSREAFSAKYGEALWDQDISQFHQITKIEPLQRGLDELNTVGWITGRRRDQAVTRANMPVFELDGKGRLKLNPLAAWTRQQSWVYVAEHGVIYNPLHDQGYPSIGDEPITTKVGEGEDERAGRWRGTGKTECGIHI